The Zalophus californianus isolate mZalCal1 chromosome 7, mZalCal1.pri.v2, whole genome shotgun sequence genome includes a region encoding these proteins:
- the LOC113909129 gene encoding 60S ribosomal protein L17-like yields MVRYSLDPENPTKSCKSRGSNLRVHFKNTRETAQAIKGMHIRKATKYLKDVTLQKQCVPFRRYNGGVGRCAQAKQWGWTQGRWPKKSAEFLLHMLKNAESNAELKGLDVDSLVIEHIQVNKAPKMRRRTHRAHGRINPYMSSPCHIEMILTEKEQIVPKPEEEVPQKKKISQKKLKKQKLMAWE; encoded by the coding sequence atggttcgctattcgcttgacccagaaaaccctacgaaatcatgtaaatcaagaggttcaaatcttcgtgttcactttaagaacacacgtgaaactgcccaggccatcaagggTATGCATATCCGAAAAGCCACCAAGTATCTGAAAGACGTCACTTTACAGAAGCAGTGTGTGCCATTCCGTCGCTACAATGGTGGAGTTGGTAGGTGTGCCCAGgccaaacagtggggctggacacagggtcggtggcccaagaagagtgctgaatttttactgcacatgcttaaaaatgcagagagtaatgctgaacttaagggtttagatgttgattctctggtcattgagcACATCCAGGTGAACAAAGCCCCCAAGATGCGGCGTAGAACGCACAGGGCTCATGGTCGGATTAATCCATacatgagctctccctgccacattgagatgatccttactgaaaaagagcagattgttcctaaaccagaagaggaggttccacagaagaagaagatatcccaaaagaagctgaagaaacaaaaacttatggcctgggagtaa